Part of the Aquimarina sp. TRL1 genome, CTATCAATGTTATAATATCCTGCTCTGATAAATTATCAAAATCGTATTTTTTATTCACATTGATAAACATTCCATTCCATTTTATAAAAGGTCCAAATCGCCCTGTTCCTTTCTGAACCGGTAGTTCTTCATACACATAAATAGGGGCATCTGCTTTTTCTTTGGCCTGGATTAACTCTATCGCTCGTTCTAAACTTGTACTAAGCGGATCCTCTCCTTTCTCTAGAGATACAAACTTCGCCCCAAACTTTACATAAGGACCAAAACGTCCGTTATTAACCAATACGGTTTCTCCTTTATACACTCCCAACTCTTTAGGCAACTGAAATAAATCCATTGCTTCTTCAAAAGTTATACTTGACAATGTTTGCCCGGGTGCCAAACTAGCAAATCGCGGTTTATCTTCATCCTCTACCGAACCGATCTGAACCATTGCTCCAAACCTTCCTAAACGTACACTTACCTGCTTTCCTGACTCTGGATCTACTCCCAGTATCCGCTCTCCTACTTCTCTTTCTGCGTTTTCTGCCACATCTTTTACCTGTGGATGAAAATCACTATAGAATTCCTTCATCACCTCTGTCCAGTCTTCATTCCCTTCTGCTATATCATCGAAATCTTGCTCTACCTTTGCCGTAAAATTATAATCCAACACAGAAGAAAAGTGATTTACCAAAAAGTCATTAACTACCATTCCTACATCTGTAGGAATCAACTTCCCTTTATCACTACCTACTTTCTCCACAAGGCTCTTCTCCGTCACTTTCCCTTCTTTCAGCAACATCTTTACATATCCCCGCTCTTCTCCTTCTTTAGCTCCTTTCTCTACATAATTCCTATTCTGAATTGTAGAAATTGTTGGCGCATAGGTAGACGGTCTACCAATCCCTAATTCTTCTAGTTTCTTAACGAGTGCTGCTTCTGTATACCTGCTCTGAGGTCTTGTGAATCGTTCTGTAGCTGAAATAAACTTATTAAACAACTCCTCATTTACCTTCATTGCCGGAAGGATTCCATCTTGTTCTTCTTCTTCCTCATCATTTCCTTCCAGGTACACTTTCAAAAACCCTTCAAACTTAATCACCTCTCCATTTGCAGAAAACTGTTGTGCATGAGTATCTGCCCCAATTTTAACCTGTGTCCTTTCTAATTGAGCATCACTCATCTGAGAAGCAATTGCTCGTTTCCAGATCAACTCATATAATCGTTGTTGATCATAATCTACATTTACCGTATGCTTAGCAAAATCCGTAGGTCTAATTGCTTCGTGAGCCTCTTGTGCTCCTTTCGCTTTACTTTTATATTGTCTAGGATTACTATAATCCGCTCCATAAGCTGAAACAATCTCTCCTTTTGCCGCCTTCTGCGCATCTTCTGACAGATTCACACTGTCTGTTCTCATATATGTAATCAGTCCTGACTCATATAGCCGTTGCGCCAGTGTCATTGTTTTACTTACTGAGAAATACAACTTCCTAGAGGCTTCCTGCTGCAATGTAGAAGTAGTAAACGGCGGTGCCGGAGATTTTTTTGCCGGTTTAGTCGTTAAATCTGCTACCTTAAAAATTGCAGCTATATTTTTATTTAAAAAAGCTTCTGCTTCCTGTTTTGTTTTAAAATTTTTGGGAAGTTTTGCTTTAAATGATTTTCCTTTTTCATTAGAAAACTCAGCATCTATCCGATAGGAAGCTTCTGGTTTAAAATCAAGAATTTCTCTTTCCCTCTCGACAATTAATCGTACCGACACAGATTGAACTCTTCCTGCTGATAATCCTCCTTTTACTTTCCTCCATAACACAGGCGACAATTCATATCCTACTAATCGATCCAGAACACGTCTGGCCTGCTGTGCATTCACCAAGTTATAATTAATCGATCTTGGATTCTCGATTGCCTTTAGAATTGCGTTTTTTGTTATCTCATGAAAAACGATACGTTTTGTTTTCTCTTTTTCTAACCCCAGCTCTTCTGCCAAGTGCCATGCAATAGCTTCTCCTTCCCGGTCCTCATCACTCGCTAACCAAACCATTTCTGCTTTTTTAGAAAGATCTTTTAGCTTTTTTACGACTTCTTTCTTATCACTGGAAACTATATATTTTGGTTTAAAATCTTTATCTACATCTACCCCTAACTCCTTTGCCGGCAAATCAGCAATATGTCCAAAACTGGAAGCTACTGTAAAATCTTTCCCAAGAAATTTTTCTATTGTTTTCGCTTTCGCTGGTGACTCTACTATCACTAAGTTCTTTGCCATAATCCATTTTTTTCTAGGAGCAAAAGTATATCAATTTTTTCATATCCTGAATTATGTTTTCAAAAAACACATAATTCCTGCTCCTTTTTTATTTATTCAATAAACAACAAACTATCTTCCTCTAAATCATCCGGTTTATCAAAGCCTACACCTTCTTTATATACATAGTAAATAGGCACATATACAAAAGAAGCTGTAAAAAACACTCCAACAAAACACATTAGCATTCCCACAAATTGTGACAACATAGAAGAAATCAACACTAACCCAAATATTATCAACCAATATTTATTCCCTAATTTAAAACTCGCTTTTATCAAATCAGAAACAGTCAGCTCCGGATTAAAAGCATATACTACCCGAGTCAAATGAAGAGGAACCAGTACGTAGAATAAAGGTAAATAACACAGCATAACTGACAGCAATACAATCCCAAACATTGACAACCCCAACCGTATTGTCTTTCCTATATATCTTTTTTTCAAAAACATAAAATAATCGGAAGTTTCCGGCTCTTGATGATCGACCTGTTTACAAACCTTGAAAAAATGAGCAGAAATCCCCATTTGAACACCTGTCAACACCACCACAATACACATAGCAAATATCACGAACAATATCATTATACCAACTCCCACACCTTCTAACGCTTCAAAATCCGACGTTCCATAGTCTGAATCCAAAGAAGCACCTATCCCTGCCATTAATATCATCGGAATATACAGCAGTAACAATAAAGCAAAGCCTATGACCCCCTGTAATAACAAATGAACAAAACCCTGTATCCAGACTTTCTTAAACAATTCGATACTCTTGGTAAAAATATCTCCGAAATCAATGGTTCTTTTCCCGTCTATACGGGTCAACAACTGATTTATATCCATAAAAAATAACTGATTTTTTGACTAAAAACAGCCAAAGATAGAACATTTACAAAAAATTAATTATGCCACTTTGTCACAAAATAGTATTAAAAAGTATCTTTGCATATTATTTGACCGGAATGGACTAAGGAAACAGATATGGAGAAGACTATTGATGAAAGCATACAAGGACAAGCATTGGTTCTTGATCAAAAAAAAGAAAATAAGAGAAAGCTCTTTATAGAGAGCTATGGCTGCCAGATGAATTTTAGCGATAGTGAGATTGTTGCTTCTATCTTGGAAAAAGAAGGATTTAACACAACTCAAAACCTGGAAGATGCTGATCTGGTACTAGTAAATACTTGCTCTATTAGAGAAAAGGCAGAACAAACCGTCCGAAAACGATTGGAAAAATACAATGCCGTAAAAAAGAACAACCCAAAGATGAAAGTTGGCGTTTTGGGATGTATGGCAGAACGCCTGAAAAGTAAATTTCTCGAAGAAGAAAAAATCGTGGATCTAGTTGTAGGTCCTGATGCTTATAAAGATCTCCCAAATCTAATCGAAGAAGTCGAAGCCGGAAGAAACGCAGTCAATGTCATTTTATCCAAGGAAGAAACCTATGGAGACATTTCTCCTGTCCGCCTACAGGACAATGGTGTTTCTGCTTTCGTATCTATCACCAGAGGATGTGATAATATGTGTACTTTTTGTGTTGTTCCTTTTACCAGAGGACGAGAGCGTAGTAGAGACCCTCAAAGTATTATGAAGGAGATAGATGATCTGGTCTCTAAAAATTATAAGGAAGTCACTTTATTGGGACAGAATGTAGATAGCTACCTTTGGTATGGAGGCGGTCTGAAACGAGATTTCAAACATGCCAGTGAATTCCAAAAAGCTACTGCCACCAACTTCGCCAAGCTACTTGATATGGTCGCTATCAAATACCCAAAATTACGTCTTCGTTTTACAACATCCAATCCTCAGGATATGACTATGGAGGTTATAGATATAATGGCTAAACACAGAAATATCTGCAAATATATTCACTTACCCATTCAAAGTGGAAGTGACCGAATCCTAAAAGCAATGAATCGTCTTCACACCAGACAGGAATATTTCGATCTTATTGATAATATCAAAAGTCGTATTCCGGATTGCGCTAT contains:
- the topA gene encoding type I DNA topoisomerase; the encoded protein is MAKNLVIVESPAKAKTIEKFLGKDFTVASSFGHIADLPAKELGVDVDKDFKPKYIVSSDKKEVVKKLKDLSKKAEMVWLASDEDREGEAIAWHLAEELGLEKEKTKRIVFHEITKNAILKAIENPRSINYNLVNAQQARRVLDRLVGYELSPVLWRKVKGGLSAGRVQSVSVRLIVEREREILDFKPEASYRIDAEFSNEKGKSFKAKLPKNFKTKQEAEAFLNKNIAAIFKVADLTTKPAKKSPAPPFTTSTLQQEASRKLYFSVSKTMTLAQRLYESGLITYMRTDSVNLSEDAQKAAKGEIVSAYGADYSNPRQYKSKAKGAQEAHEAIRPTDFAKHTVNVDYDQQRLYELIWKRAIASQMSDAQLERTQVKIGADTHAQQFSANGEVIKFEGFLKVYLEGNDEEEEEQDGILPAMKVNEELFNKFISATERFTRPQSRYTEAALVKKLEELGIGRPSTYAPTISTIQNRNYVEKGAKEGEERGYVKMLLKEGKVTEKSLVEKVGSDKGKLIPTDVGMVVNDFLVNHFSSVLDYNFTAKVEQDFDDIAEGNEDWTEVMKEFYSDFHPQVKDVAENAEREVGERILGVDPESGKQVSVRLGRFGAMVQIGSVEDEDKPRFASLAPGQTLSSITFEEAMDLFQLPKELGVYKGETVLVNNGRFGPYVKFGAKFVSLEKGEDPLSTSLERAIELIQAKEKADAPIYVYEELPVQKGTGRFGPFIKWNGMFINVNKKYDFDNLSEQDIITLIEEKKQKEIDKVIHDWKEEGIRVEKARWGRSNIIQGKVKIELPKTVDASKLTLEKVQALIEKNAPKKKKTTKKKTTKKTTAKKK
- the miaB gene encoding tRNA (N6-isopentenyl adenosine(37)-C2)-methylthiotransferase MiaB, whose protein sequence is MEKTIDESIQGQALVLDQKKENKRKLFIESYGCQMNFSDSEIVASILEKEGFNTTQNLEDADLVLVNTCSIREKAEQTVRKRLEKYNAVKKNNPKMKVGVLGCMAERLKSKFLEEEKIVDLVVGPDAYKDLPNLIEEVEAGRNAVNVILSKEETYGDISPVRLQDNGVSAFVSITRGCDNMCTFCVVPFTRGRERSRDPQSIMKEIDDLVSKNYKEVTLLGQNVDSYLWYGGGLKRDFKHASEFQKATATNFAKLLDMVAIKYPKLRLRFTTSNPQDMTMEVIDIMAKHRNICKYIHLPIQSGSDRILKAMNRLHTRQEYFDLIDNIKSRIPDCAISQDIITGFPTETEEDHKDTLSLMEYVQYDYGFMFAYSERPGTLAAKKMEDDIPLDVKKRRLAEIIELQRKHSEFRHNSFIGQTVEVLIEKSSKKSSEHWSGRTTQNTVVVFPKDQYKIGDFAMVKIDGCTSATLLGNAVGYSDNN